One Xiphophorus hellerii strain 12219 chromosome 1, Xiphophorus_hellerii-4.1, whole genome shotgun sequence DNA segment encodes these proteins:
- the camta1a gene encoding calmodulin-binding transcription activator 1 isoform X10, translating into MENKIEDNQFRMSILERLEQMERRMAEMASHQQTSSAGSGGAGGGAGGGGGGGGVGGGSGGGAGGGNNSQSQCASGQTQASSSFESRVVVVCEKMMSRACWAKSKHLIHSKTFRGMTLLHLAAGQGYATLIQTLIKWRNKHADSIDLELEVDPLNVDHFSCTPLMWACALGHLEAAVVLYKWDRRALAIPDSLGRLPLSIARSRGHTKLAECLEQLQREEQQPPASLPPTTRMSFSPAPDAPTSDSWMVSWANDSIVAPGSKKGGPANTITTPSTTSPNPDLRRPRSEPSNCYSSEGQRDLPLAKKHKPNPELFHNRPDKPMSVPLSLEQQQLHKLSSSTKSMSAEGLSADKSLPTGGSTGTTRWNSRESFSHSSMGKKALGISGGSSLGKEKLVNRLRQREQLGMLVMADREMADSELLSYREDLENQDCLTQMDDLQVNMMTLAEQIIEATPERIKRENFSAADSGPLDTSAVSTTMNWLASYLGDVEQLSSIIHLRSLYNEPLTQSSNPNLSPRGSPLREGPLERTAVPSPSDWSEFINASNSKVERDLAQLTLSDPEQRELYEAARLVQTAFRKYKGRPLREQQEVAAAVIQRCYKKYKQLTWIALKYALYKKMTQAAILIQSKFRSYHEQKKFQQSRRAAVLIQQYYRSYKEFGKLKPHHRGAAAALVQHKLRGSLLTKRQDQAARKIMRFLRRCRHSPLMDHRLFKRGERIEKGQGT; encoded by the exons atggaaaataaaatagaag ATAACCAGTTCAGAATGTCAATCCTGGAGCGCTTGGAGCAGATGGAGAGGAGGATGGCAGAGATGGCCAGCCACCAGCAGACAAGCAGTGCGGGGAGTGGTGGCgctggaggaggagcaggaggaggcgGAGGTGGGGGAGGAGTAGGAGGAGGGAGTGGAGGAGGGGCCGGAGGAGGGAACAATAGTCAGTCACAG TGTGCATCTGGCCAGACGCAGGCCAGCAGCTCCTTTGAGAGCCGTGTTGTAGTGGTCTGTGAGAAGATGATGAGCAGAGCTTGCTGGGCCAAGTCCAAACATTTAATCCACTCCAAGACCTTCAGAGGGATGACACTCCTTCACCTGGCTGCTGGCCAGGGCTATGCCACCCTCATTCAGACACTCATCAAATGGCG CAATAAGCATGCTGATAGTATTGACTTGGAGCTGGAAGTGGACCCTCTAAATGTTGATCACTTTTCCTGCACACCTCTG ATGTGGGCATGTGCGCTTGGTCATCTGGAGGCAGCAGTCGTCCTGTATAAATGGGACAGGCGGGCCCTTGCCATCCCAGACTCCTTGGGTCGTCTGCCCCTGTCAATTGCTCGCTCTCGTGGCCACACCAAGCTGGCTGAGTGTCTGGAACAACTGCAGAGGGAAGAGCAGCAGCCGCCCGCCTCTCTACCGCCAACCACTCGGATGTCTTTCTCCCCAGCCCCCGATGCGCCCACCTCCGATAGCTGGATGGTCAGCTGGGCAAACGACAGCATAGTAGCACCTGGCAGCAAGAAAGGAGGTCCTGCTAACACAATAACCACACCCAGCACCACCAGCCCCAACCCAG atttaagAAGGCCGAGATCAGAACCTTCTAACTGCTACAGCAGCGAGGGCCAAAGAGATCTCCCGTTGGCTAAAAAACATAAACCTAACCCGGAATTATTTCATAATCGACCCGACAAGCCCATGTCTGTTCCTCTGAGCCTGGAGCAGCAACAGCTCCACAAACTGTCCTCCAGCACCAAGAGCATGTCCGCGGAGGGCCTGAGCGCTGACAAAAGTCTACCAACAGGAGGCAGCACTGGGACAACCAGGTGGAACTCCAGAGAGAGTTTCTCCCACAGCAGCATGGGGAAGAAAGCGCTTGGCATCAGTGGAGGCAGCAGTTTAGGAAAGGAGAAGCTGGTCAACCGACTGCGGCAGCGGGAGCAGCTGGGCATGCTGGTTATGGCGGACAGAGAAATGGCAGATTCAGAACTGCTGTCGTATCGAGAGGACCTGGAGAATCAGGACTGTCTCACGCAGATGGATGACCTACAG GTAAACATGATGACTCTGGCAGAACAAATCATTGAAGCAACACCAGAAAGAATCAAAAGGGAGAACTTCAGCGCTGCAGACTCTGGGCCTTTAGACACATCGGCGGTCAGCACCACCATGAACTGGCTAGCCAGCTACCTGGGAGACGTAGAACAGCTGTCAAGCATCATACACCTACG atcTCTGTACAATGAGCCACTGACACAATCATCTAACCCTAACCTGAGTCCTCGGGGGTCTCCGCTCAGAGAGGGCCCGTTGGAGAGGACTGCGGTTCCTTCCCCGTCCGACTGGAGTGAGTTCATCAACGCCTCCAACAGCAAAGTGGAGCGAGACCTGGCCCAGCTGACTCTGTCAGATCCAGAGCAGAGAGAGCTGTACGAGGCTGCCCGATTGGTCCAAACTGCCTTCCGCAAGTACAAG GGGCGGCCACTCCGGGAGCAACAGGAAGTAGCTGCCGCTGTTATACAACGTTGCTACAAGAAATACAAGCAG CTGACATGGATAGCCCTAAAG TATGCACTTTATAAGAAGATGACGCAGGCCGCCATCCTTATCCAGAGTAAATTTCGCAGCTACCACGAACAAAAGAAGTTCCAGCAGAGCAGGAGGGCGGCTGTACTCATTCAGCAATACTACCGCAGCTACAAGGAGTTTGGGAAGCTGAAGCCCCATCACCGCGGGGCTGCTGCCGCCCTGGTGCAGCACAAACTGAG AGGGAGTCTGCTCACGAAGAGGCAGGATCAGGCTGCCAGGAAGATCATGAGGTTCCTACGACGCTGCCGCCACAG CCCCTTGATGGACCATAGACTGTTCAAGCGG GGTGAAAGAATTGAAAAGGGCCAGGGAACATGA
- the LOC116734701 gene encoding prepro-urotensin II-beta-like — protein sequence MPARADVTLHVADDCQQTKVCARVPCQSGGPSCKYIKQLGPLRIQNSSPEDLCANQNHFPQQHQTVMKCSHLFSWAFVLVASATLLAHPITESAEMPYPGPASAEDRIIVTLDDESLPEQMFIPQDGAALRYSTFTSGEVNRDGVRTTNLVPRGVKREVLLEKQNLLKPYSRLLGIRKQLRKRNGNSECFWKYCV from the exons ATGCCAGCGAGAGCGGATGTGACTCTGCATGTAGCTGACGACTGTCAGCAAACAAAAGTGTGTGCGCGTGTGCCGTGCCAGTCAGGTGGACCCAGCTGCAAGTATATAAAACAGCTGGGGCCACTGCGCATTCAGAACTCTTCACCAGAGGACCTGTGTGCAAATCAGAACCACTTCCCACAACAGCATCAGACAGTAATGAAGTGCAGCCATCTCTTCTCCTGGGCCTTTGTACTTGTGGCCTCTGCCACCCTGCTGGCCCACCCTATCACAGAATCGGCTGAGATGCCCTATCCAGGACCAG CGTCAGCGGAGGATCGCATTATCGTAACGCTGGATGACGAGTCTCTTCCTGAGCAAATGTTTATTCCTCAGGACGGTGCAGCTCTCCGATATTCCACTTTTACATCTGGGGAAGTTAACAGAGACG GTGTCAGGACGACAAATCTGGTGCCAAGAGGAGTCAAGAGAGAG GTCTTATTAGAGAAACAAAATCTTCTGAAACCTTACAGTCGCTTGCTGGGCATCCGTAAGCAGTTAAGGAAGAGAAATGGAAATTCTGAGTGTTTCTGGAAGTACTGCGTCTAA